In one window of Niallia sp. Man26 DNA:
- a CDS encoding zinc ribbon domain-containing protein, giving the protein MTEKGCLKCGSKDAGKKEVAMTGTGLSKMFDLQHNTFIVVYCKKCGYSEFYNKQTSAGSNILDLFFG; this is encoded by the coding sequence GGTGTCTAAAATGTGGCAGCAAGGATGCAGGGAAAAAAGAAGTGGCGATGACAGGAACAGGTTTATCAAAAATGTTTGATCTTCAACATAACACATTTATTGTCGTGTATTGCAAAAAATGCGGTTATTCAGAGTTTTATAATAAGCAAACTTCTGCAGGATCTAATATTCTTGATTTATTTTTTGGTTAA